A genomic stretch from Bacterioplanes sanyensis includes:
- the tilS gene encoding tRNA lysidine(34) synthetase TilS, with protein sequence MSWCSSSQQATLQWLQQAAPAGSLWVAYSGGLDSTVLLHWLVNSPLHARVKAIHVHHGLSPNADAWADHCQHLCAEWRVPFELYQVDLAAQHSGLEEAARNARYAVFADVLQAGDALLLGHHQDDQLETFAQRWIRGSGVHGLAAMRRQRSFAQAELLRPLLSCSREELHRYATEHALSWIEDESNTDICFTRNWWRNVGLPPIWQQFPHAKRSAARTVQRLQQDADVLTLLLQQQLLPLTEVSLWPGTLATCLRLDQLRQQPDSLHSYLVRLWWQQNNLPNLTDARLQDLLASVTGAADRQPAGELGEWRWQRHQQQLYVYRPQAVPDAWKLSGEQQQTISWAGGQLGLHGRVPEGAQVIPAKALQQRTFKPYGRPTRPLKKWWQSWQVPVWLRPLWPVLVDNEDQALAFASVGSSSCVAVELDHKIDFRWCR encoded by the coding sequence TTGAGCTGGTGTTCCAGTAGCCAGCAGGCAACCCTGCAATGGTTGCAGCAAGCGGCGCCGGCCGGTTCCCTCTGGGTTGCGTACAGCGGTGGTCTGGACTCGACTGTGTTGCTGCATTGGCTCGTCAACTCGCCACTGCACGCTCGCGTGAAGGCCATACACGTGCACCATGGTTTATCGCCCAACGCTGATGCTTGGGCTGATCATTGTCAGCATCTGTGCGCTGAGTGGCGAGTGCCATTCGAGCTGTATCAGGTCGATTTAGCAGCGCAGCACAGTGGGCTGGAAGAAGCCGCCAGAAACGCACGCTACGCCGTATTTGCTGATGTTTTGCAAGCCGGCGATGCGCTGTTGCTCGGCCATCATCAGGATGACCAGCTTGAAACGTTTGCACAGCGTTGGATTCGTGGTAGTGGCGTACATGGTTTGGCAGCCATGCGCCGCCAGCGCTCGTTTGCACAGGCAGAACTGCTGCGTCCTTTGCTGTCATGCAGTCGCGAAGAGCTGCACCGCTATGCCACGGAGCACGCGCTGTCGTGGATTGAAGACGAGTCTAATACCGACATTTGCTTTACGCGCAATTGGTGGCGCAATGTAGGGTTGCCGCCTATCTGGCAACAATTCCCACACGCAAAGCGCTCAGCAGCACGCACGGTGCAACGCCTGCAGCAGGATGCTGACGTGCTGACACTGCTATTGCAACAACAGTTGCTGCCACTAACGGAGGTTAGTTTGTGGCCAGGTACGCTTGCGACCTGTTTGCGCCTCGACCAATTGCGGCAGCAGCCAGATTCACTGCATTCATACTTAGTGCGCTTATGGTGGCAGCAAAATAACTTGCCCAACTTAACGGACGCTCGTTTGCAGGATCTGCTGGCAAGTGTGACCGGCGCAGCCGATCGTCAGCCAGCTGGGGAACTGGGTGAATGGCGCTGGCAGCGCCATCAGCAGCAACTTTACGTCTACCGGCCGCAGGCCGTTCCGGATGCGTGGAAACTCAGCGGCGAGCAGCAGCAAACGATCAGTTGGGCGGGCGGCCAACTGGGTTTGCATGGCCGAGTTCCAGAGGGAGCCCAAGTGATTCCCGCAAAGGCGTTGCAGCAACGAACCTTTAAGCCATATGGGCGTCCGACCCGGCCGCTGAAGAAGTGGTGGCAGAGTTGGCAGGTGCCTGTATGGCTAAGGCCACTGTGGCCAGTTTTGGTCGATAATGAAGACCAAGCATTGGCCTTTGCCAGTGTGGGAAGCAGTTCCTGTGTGGCGGTGGAGCTGGATCACAAAATTGATTTTCGTTGGTGTCGCTAG
- the dnaE gene encoding DNA polymerase III subunit alpha codes for MSTPFVHLRVHSEYSLYDSTIRVKELVGKCVAEQMPAVALTDQVNLYALVKFYKGALGNGVKPILGADLWIENPDDIHQPFRVTALCLSSEGYLTLRELISRAFMENQHHDLPQVKRQWLLQDNQGLVILSGARDGDIGQRILKGRLEDAEALAREYMAAFGDRFYYEVQRTGHPGDEAIVKAGVMLAPKLSMPLVATNDVRFMTAEDFEAHETRVAIGQGFALHDKRRPRDYSDQQYFRSSAEMCELFKDLPSAIENTVEIAKRCSVEVQLGKYFLPDYPIPTGMTEDEFFRRISEVGLEERLEKILDKADPEYQQKRAPYDERLKFELDIIIQMGFPGYFLIVMDFIQWAKDEDIPVGPGRGSGAGSLVAYALKITDLDPLEYDLLFERFLNPERVSMPDFDIDFCMEDRERVIEYVADNYGREAVSQIVTFGTMAARAVVRDVARAQGKSFGLADKLSKLIPGDPGMTLEKALANESALQEFLNEDEEAQEIWEMALKLEGIARQTGKHAGGVVIAPTKLTDFSATACEPGGAGLITQFDKNDVEEAGLVKFDFLGLRTLTIIDWALETIDRLRAKEGQAPLDINAIPLDDKPSYDLLKSAQTTAVFQLESRGMKDLIRRLQPDNIEDMIALVALFRPGPLESGMVDDFINRKHGRAQVAYPHPDYQHDSLKEILEPTYGVIVYQEQVMQIAQTLAGYTLGGADMLRRAMGKKKPEEMAKQREIFRTGAISQDVDPDLAMKIFDLVEKFAGYGFNKSHSAAYAVVSYQTLYLKTHYPAPFMAAVLTSDMQNTDKVVTFIEECREMNIELVLPDVNQSHFGFTVNEEGAIVYGLGAVKGVGEGPIEAIIAGRQDGPYRDLFDFCDRIDHGRINKRVLEALVRCGAFDNLERAAPRAVLMASIEDALKNAGQNAANEAAGMMDLFGEVEAETADSSDPYERHRRVREWPLKERLAGEKDTLGLFVTGHPFDEYEHEVRQLVPTKLSQVQEGKAPQKLAGLVVDLRLMKNKRGDNMCFVTLDDRSGRIEVALFSDVYEQVRELVAKDKVLILEAQVSHDDYSGGLKANGRSAMEISQARLTYAKALRIRVAAQDMGDNFCQQLSQRLHQRHEGCPVVLEYHNDVARCDIRLADQWRIDPSDEQLQELKYAYGDQAVELVFQ; via the coding sequence ATGTCGACACCGTTTGTGCATTTGCGCGTCCATTCTGAATACTCCCTCTATGACAGCACCATTCGGGTGAAGGAGCTGGTGGGGAAATGCGTCGCGGAGCAGATGCCGGCGGTGGCCCTGACAGACCAGGTGAATCTGTATGCCTTGGTGAAATTCTATAAAGGAGCGTTGGGCAATGGTGTGAAGCCCATTCTCGGCGCTGACTTGTGGATAGAGAACCCAGACGACATTCACCAGCCCTTTCGGGTGACTGCCCTGTGTTTGTCTTCCGAGGGATATCTCACGCTGCGAGAGTTGATCTCCCGTGCTTTTATGGAGAATCAGCACCACGACTTACCGCAAGTGAAACGGCAGTGGTTATTGCAAGACAATCAGGGGCTGGTGATCCTATCTGGCGCCCGTGACGGTGATATCGGCCAGCGTATTCTTAAAGGGCGGCTGGAAGATGCCGAAGCCTTAGCGCGGGAGTATATGGCAGCCTTCGGTGATCGTTTTTATTACGAAGTGCAGCGTACGGGGCATCCTGGTGATGAAGCGATCGTCAAGGCGGGTGTGATGCTGGCACCTAAGCTGTCGATGCCGCTGGTAGCCACCAACGATGTACGCTTTATGACAGCGGAGGATTTTGAAGCGCATGAAACGCGGGTCGCTATTGGTCAGGGCTTTGCGCTGCACGACAAGCGCCGACCGCGTGACTACAGCGACCAGCAGTACTTTCGCAGCAGTGCTGAAATGTGTGAGCTGTTTAAGGATCTGCCCTCGGCGATTGAAAACACCGTTGAAATTGCCAAGCGCTGTAGCGTCGAAGTGCAGCTGGGCAAGTACTTCTTGCCAGACTACCCGATTCCAACGGGCATGACGGAAGACGAGTTTTTCCGTCGTATTTCTGAGGTGGGTTTGGAAGAGCGCCTTGAGAAGATTCTCGATAAAGCCGATCCAGAGTATCAGCAAAAACGCGCGCCCTATGATGAGCGCCTGAAGTTTGAGCTCGACATCATCATTCAGATGGGTTTTCCCGGCTACTTTTTGATCGTGATGGACTTTATCCAGTGGGCCAAGGATGAGGATATTCCGGTTGGTCCAGGACGGGGCTCCGGTGCGGGTTCCTTGGTGGCTTATGCGCTGAAAATTACCGATTTGGATCCGCTGGAATACGATCTGCTGTTCGAGCGTTTTTTGAACCCAGAACGGGTCTCCATGCCGGACTTCGATATCGACTTCTGCATGGAAGATCGCGAACGGGTGATCGAATACGTGGCTGATAACTACGGTCGCGAAGCGGTATCACAAATTGTGACCTTCGGTACCATGGCCGCTCGAGCGGTGGTGCGAGACGTTGCCCGGGCGCAAGGAAAATCCTTTGGCCTGGCCGACAAACTGTCCAAGTTGATCCCGGGCGACCCGGGCATGACGCTGGAAAAGGCACTGGCCAATGAAAGCGCCCTGCAAGAGTTTTTGAACGAAGACGAAGAAGCCCAGGAAATCTGGGAAATGGCGCTCAAGCTCGAGGGTATCGCTCGCCAGACCGGTAAACACGCCGGTGGTGTGGTGATTGCACCGACCAAGCTCACGGATTTTTCTGCCACCGCGTGCGAACCGGGTGGCGCCGGTTTAATCACTCAGTTTGATAAAAACGACGTGGAAGAAGCCGGCTTGGTAAAGTTCGACTTTCTGGGCTTGCGTACGCTGACCATCATCGACTGGGCGTTAGAGACCATCGACCGTCTACGGGCAAAAGAAGGGCAGGCGCCGCTGGATATCAACGCCATTCCGCTCGATGACAAGCCTTCCTACGACTTGCTGAAATCGGCGCAAACCACCGCGGTGTTCCAGCTGGAATCGCGTGGTATGAAGGATCTGATTCGACGCCTGCAGCCAGATAACATCGAGGACATGATCGCTCTGGTGGCGCTGTTCCGTCCTGGTCCGCTGGAGTCAGGCATGGTGGACGACTTTATCAACCGTAAACACGGCCGTGCGCAAGTTGCCTATCCACACCCCGATTACCAGCATGACAGCCTAAAAGAAATTCTAGAGCCGACCTACGGCGTGATCGTTTACCAGGAACAGGTGATGCAGATCGCCCAAACCTTGGCGGGCTATACCCTAGGGGGCGCAGATATGCTGCGCCGCGCCATGGGTAAGAAAAAGCCTGAGGAAATGGCCAAGCAGCGTGAGATTTTCCGCACTGGTGCCATTAGCCAGGACGTTGATCCCGATCTGGCGATGAAGATCTTCGACTTGGTAGAGAAGTTTGCTGGTTACGGCTTTAACAAGTCGCACTCAGCGGCTTACGCTGTGGTGTCTTATCAAACTCTGTACCTGAAAACACACTATCCGGCGCCGTTTATGGCGGCGGTTCTAACCTCGGACATGCAGAACACCGATAAAGTCGTGACCTTTATCGAAGAATGCCGCGAAATGAACATCGAGTTGGTGTTGCCAGACGTCAACCAAAGTCATTTCGGCTTTACCGTGAACGAAGAAGGCGCCATCGTTTACGGCCTTGGGGCGGTGAAAGGCGTGGGCGAGGGGCCGATAGAGGCCATTATCGCTGGCCGCCAAGATGGACCATACCGAGATCTGTTCGACTTCTGTGATCGTATCGATCATGGGCGCATTAACAAACGGGTGTTAGAGGCATTGGTGCGCTGTGGTGCGTTTGACAATTTGGAACGCGCCGCTCCCCGTGCCGTGCTGATGGCGAGCATCGAAGATGCACTCAAGAATGCCGGTCAAAATGCCGCCAATGAAGCCGCCGGCATGATGGATTTGTTTGGTGAAGTCGAAGCGGAAACAGCGGACTCCAGTGACCCGTACGAGCGTCATCGCCGTGTTCGTGAATGGCCATTGAAGGAACGTTTGGCGGGTGAAAAAGATACGTTAGGATTGTTCGTAACCGGACATCCGTTCGATGAATATGAACACGAAGTTCGACAACTGGTACCAACCAAGCTGTCGCAGGTGCAAGAAGGTAAAGCACCGCAAAAACTGGCCGGTTTGGTTGTCGACTTGCGGTTAATGAAGAACAAGCGCGGCGACAATATGTGTTTTGTGACCTTGGATGATCGCAGCGGTCGAATTGAAGTGGCGCTGTTTTCCGATGTGTACGAGCAAGTACGCGAGCTGGTGGCCAAAGATAAGGTGCTGATTTTGGAAGCCCAGGTCAGCCATGACGATTACTCCGGCGGGTTAAAGGCCAACGGCCGCAGCGCGATGGAAATCAGCCAAGCGCGTCTCACTTATGCCAAAGCACTGCGAATCCGGGTTGCGGCTCAGGATATGGGCGATAACTTTTGTCAGCAGCTAAGTCAGCGTCTGCACCAACGACATGAGGGGTGCCCGGTGGTGCTCGAATATCACAACGATGTTGCCCGCTGTGATATTCGTTTGGCTGACCAATGGCGCATCGACCCTAGTGATGAGCAACTGCAAGAGCTGAAGTACGCCTACGGAGACCAGGCCGTTGAGCTGGTGTTCCAGTAG
- a CDS encoding lysophospholipid acyltransferase family protein, with translation MHRTMFDTPVISHLLRAGSSLYLRLKGWKITGEIPRDLRKCVMIAAPHTSNWDLPYMLMIAFVMRTPIYWMGKKSIFKPPFKHLMMWMGGVPVDRSKSNNMVDASIATIKTNDRLFLIVPPEGTRSKVSDWKTGFYHIANGAQVPILMGFLDYQRKTGGVLGTFKPTGDVQQDIADIRKHYAHIAGRITDKYQA, from the coding sequence ATGCATCGCACTATGTTTGATACTCCGGTCATCAGCCATCTGTTACGGGCCGGCTCCTCTTTGTATTTGAGGTTGAAAGGCTGGAAAATTACCGGAGAGATTCCGCGAGATCTTCGCAAGTGTGTCATGATTGCCGCACCGCATACCAGCAACTGGGATCTTCCCTACATGCTGATGATCGCTTTCGTCATGCGTACCCCGATTTACTGGATGGGCAAAAAGTCCATTTTTAAACCACCGTTCAAACATTTAATGATGTGGATGGGCGGCGTGCCCGTCGATCGTTCAAAGTCGAATAATATGGTGGATGCTTCCATCGCCACCATTAAAACCAATGATCGGCTATTTTTGATCGTGCCACCGGAGGGCACACGCAGTAAGGTCAGTGACTGGAAAACGGGTTTTTACCACATTGCCAACGGCGCTCAAGTGCCTATTTTGATGGGCTTTTTGGATTACCAACGCAAAACTGGTGGTGTATTAGGGACCTTTAAACCCACTGGAGATGTGCAACAGGATATCGCCGATATTCGTAAACATTATGCCCATATCGCGGGGCGAATAACGGATAAATACCAAGCCTAA
- the queC gene encoding 7-cyano-7-deazaguanine synthase QueC, whose product MADKAVVIYSGGMDSFTILNKAKQQGHELYALTFDYGQKHKKEIEFAKRVCSELDVHHKIIDITAINQLLQSSSLTSDKDIPEGHYEDQNMKSTVVPNRNMILLSLAIGYAVDIGASKVFYGAHSGDHAIYPDCRPEFVLAMNDVAKLANYEPVDIVTPYLNSDKIEILKDGLAMGLDYGKSWTCYNGREKACGKCGSCVERLEAFEKNNAADPLAYEAS is encoded by the coding sequence ATGGCCGACAAAGCCGTCGTCATCTATTCCGGTGGAATGGATTCCTTCACCATTTTGAACAAAGCCAAACAGCAAGGACATGAGCTGTACGCCCTGACCTTTGATTATGGTCAGAAACATAAGAAGGAAATTGAGTTCGCCAAACGCGTGTGCAGCGAGCTGGATGTTCACCACAAGATCATCGACATCACGGCGATCAACCAATTGCTGCAAAGCTCGTCGCTGACATCCGACAAAGACATTCCAGAAGGTCACTACGAAGATCAGAACATGAAGTCGACGGTCGTGCCGAACCGCAACATGATTTTGTTGTCGCTGGCCATTGGCTATGCCGTTGATATTGGCGCTAGCAAAGTCTTTTACGGCGCCCACTCGGGCGACCATGCCATCTACCCCGACTGCCGCCCAGAGTTTGTGCTGGCCATGAACGACGTTGCAAAGCTGGCTAACTATGAACCGGTCGATATCGTGACGCCTTATCTAAACAGCGACAAAATTGAAATATTAAAAGATGGCTTGGCCATGGGGTTGGACTATGGCAAATCCTGGACCTGCTACAACGGTCGTGAAAAAGCCTGCGGCAAATGCGGATCGTGTGTTGAACGTTTAGAGGCGTTTGAAAAGAATAACGCAGCAGATCCACTGGCATACGAGGCCAGTTAA
- the queE gene encoding 7-carboxy-7-deazaguanine synthase, giving the protein MAAQYRIKEIFYTLQGEGAQAGRPAVFCRFSKCNLWNGRESGRTAAVCNFCDTDFIGTDGHLGGVYDLEQLVVVIQQQWPGSTANGQGKPYVVCTGGEPALQLDDELVSALQHAGFEVAIETNGTLPLANGIDWVCLSPKGESELVVIECDELKLVYPQADAPPERFDYIQADHYYLQPMADYQPVVISSDKLQGAADSLSTSNTHKALSYCLKHPRWKLSLQTHKMIRIE; this is encoded by the coding sequence ATGGCGGCTCAGTACCGGATCAAAGAGATCTTTTATACCCTGCAAGGAGAAGGCGCTCAAGCTGGGCGCCCTGCCGTGTTTTGCCGTTTCTCCAAGTGCAACTTATGGAATGGACGAGAAAGCGGTCGCACGGCGGCTGTGTGTAATTTTTGCGATACCGACTTTATCGGTACTGATGGCCATCTCGGCGGCGTCTACGACCTAGAGCAGCTGGTCGTGGTTATTCAACAGCAGTGGCCAGGTTCTACAGCGAATGGGCAAGGCAAGCCTTATGTCGTCTGTACCGGTGGCGAGCCGGCGCTGCAGTTGGATGACGAGCTGGTAAGCGCGTTGCAGCACGCTGGGTTTGAAGTGGCGATTGAAACCAACGGTACATTGCCACTCGCCAATGGTATCGACTGGGTTTGCCTGAGTCCAAAGGGCGAGTCGGAACTCGTTGTAATCGAGTGTGACGAGCTAAAGCTGGTTTACCCACAAGCTGACGCACCACCAGAGCGCTTCGACTACATACAAGCTGATCACTATTATCTGCAGCCGATGGCCGACTATCAGCCAGTCGTAATCAGCTCGGATAAATTGCAGGGCGCTGCCGATAGCTTATCGACTAGCAATACGCACAAAGCCTTGAGCTATTGCCTGAAACACCCGCGCTGGAAGCTCAGTTTGCAAACCCACAAGATGATTCGTATCGAATAA
- a CDS encoding alcohol dehydrogenase catalytic domain-containing protein gives MQQNIGWYFPQTGGPEVLAATELAMPEPGEHEVLIKVLASGFNPIDSKIRAGLAPIAADNKVPGCDACGDVIKVGKQVAGFAVGDRVYGCIGGVAGSSGTLCQYVAADAHLLAKAPQSISIAQAATLPLVAITAHEALQRLQLHSNDSLLIMGGSGGVGRMAIQLARLQGAQVTATAGSEARQQQLRSLGVEAYHHNDVEQLGARFNKVLDTFGGQSLLNALLAARPGGHVATINARNTYDLSQAHAKGLTLHAVFMLLPLLTGNGRADHGVFLQQLAEWVDLGLVSAAEAEEAPAADVAAVHERYEAGELKHKVAFVLP, from the coding sequence ATGCAACAGAACATTGGGTGGTATTTTCCGCAGACAGGCGGTCCAGAGGTGCTTGCAGCCACAGAGTTGGCGATGCCCGAGCCGGGTGAGCATGAAGTGCTTATTAAAGTATTGGCATCTGGCTTTAACCCCATTGATAGCAAAATACGAGCAGGGCTGGCACCGATCGCTGCGGACAACAAGGTACCCGGCTGCGACGCCTGTGGCGACGTCATCAAAGTGGGTAAGCAAGTCGCAGGGTTCGCTGTCGGCGACCGAGTCTATGGCTGTATTGGTGGCGTTGCGGGCTCGAGCGGCACCTTATGCCAGTATGTGGCTGCCGATGCTCATCTGTTAGCCAAAGCCCCCCAGTCTATTTCCATTGCACAGGCGGCGACTTTGCCACTGGTGGCGATTACCGCCCATGAAGCGTTGCAACGATTGCAGCTGCATAGCAATGATTCTTTATTGATCATGGGTGGTAGCGGTGGTGTCGGGCGGATGGCCATCCAACTAGCGCGTTTGCAGGGCGCTCAGGTGACTGCCACCGCAGGTAGCGAAGCGCGTCAGCAGCAGCTGCGTTCACTGGGGGTTGAGGCGTATCACCACAATGACGTCGAGCAGCTGGGGGCTCGTTTTAATAAGGTGTTGGACACCTTTGGTGGCCAAAGTCTGTTGAATGCACTGCTGGCCGCCAGGCCAGGTGGGCACGTTGCCACCATCAATGCACGTAACACTTATGACTTAAGTCAAGCACACGCCAAAGGGCTGACCTTGCACGCTGTGTTTATGCTACTGCCGTTATTAACCGGTAACGGGCGAGCTGATCATGGTGTTTTTTTACAGCAGTTGGCTGAGTGGGTGGATCTTGGCTTAGTGAGTGCAGCAGAAGCTGAAGAAGCGCCTGCCGCCGATGTGGCGGCAGTGCATGAACGCTATGAAGCTGGGGAGCTAAAACACAAGGTAGCGTTTGTTTTGCCGTAA
- the argF gene encoding ornithine carbamoyltransferase — MRDQRPSTPLRWCILKEVSNVRHFLTLLDLTSDELNWVIERATELKRFQQRQQLHEPLKNRVLGMIFEKSSTRTRVSFEAGMAQLGGSAIFLSPRDTQLGRGEPIEDSARVLSRMVDVIMIRTFDHDTVERFSAFSQVPVINALTDDFHPCQLLADMQTYREHRGSIQGKTVAWIGDGNNMCHSYINAARQFDFQLRIATPEGFEPSTHLLDSNRDRVQLLRSPEQAVQGADMVTTDVWASMGQEDEQQQRQQQFADYQVSEALLDEANDDVIFMHCLPAHRGEEISHTLLDDRRSVVWDQAENRLHAQKALLEFLLSQED, encoded by the coding sequence ATGCGTGACCAACGGCCATCGACTCCGTTGCGATGGTGCATATTGAAGGAAGTGAGCAACGTGAGACACTTTTTGACCCTGCTGGATCTGACCAGTGACGAACTCAATTGGGTAATAGAAAGGGCAACCGAGTTAAAGCGCTTTCAGCAACGCCAGCAGCTGCATGAACCACTCAAAAACCGTGTGCTGGGCATGATCTTCGAAAAATCATCCACCCGTACACGCGTGTCTTTTGAAGCGGGCATGGCACAACTTGGCGGCAGTGCGATTTTTCTCTCACCACGCGATACCCAGCTGGGTCGTGGTGAGCCGATCGAGGACAGTGCACGCGTGTTATCCCGTATGGTCGATGTGATTATGATCCGTACCTTTGATCACGATACGGTGGAGCGTTTTTCTGCGTTTTCGCAAGTGCCAGTCATCAATGCGCTAACGGACGACTTCCATCCGTGTCAGCTGCTGGCCGATATGCAAACCTATCGCGAGCATCGCGGCAGCATTCAAGGTAAAACCGTGGCCTGGATTGGCGACGGCAATAATATGTGTCACTCCTATATTAACGCCGCACGGCAGTTTGATTTCCAACTGCGCATTGCGACGCCAGAAGGATTCGAACCCTCGACACACCTGTTAGATAGCAATCGTGACCGCGTGCAGTTGCTGCGCTCACCCGAACAAGCCGTGCAAGGCGCAGACATGGTCACCACCGACGTCTGGGCATCCATGGGTCAGGAGGATGAGCAACAACAACGGCAGCAACAATTCGCAGACTATCAAGTGTCAGAGGCTTTGCTCGATGAAGCCAATGACGACGTTATCTTCATGCATTGCTTACCGGCACATCGTGGCGAGGAGATCAGCCATACGTTATTGGACGATCGCAGATCCGTCGTTTGGGACCAAGCCGAAAATCGCCTGCATGCGCAAAAGGCGTTATTGGAGTTTTTGCTGTCTCAAGAGGATTGA
- a CDS encoding GGDEF domain-containing protein yields MQQLQRDILRRHWYAAVWALSYTILLCLGHYLDLSQLTDVQLWRLVAGYWLLQVALLAMVASGYSRRYKDPSLTIPFMLLSIAFLSLFLWMAPAMRPLLVLGYVTVLPFGMFQLTWRGFLAVTLVTVACYGSVLALLQGSGRDFWQADLEWLLAVAFAASLFCFVVVAREFTQLRDAHRNKNRELRQALARIEELAVTDELTGLYNRRYLLRGMEKHAALADREGLSFVAVFIDIDHFKHINDSHGHSIGDQVLAELAMVLRRSVREADMASRYGGEEFVLLLSGVDLVEAAPVLERIRQVIIDGAFSEQQLPLTVSMGVAQFRVGECVEKLLARADHLLYEAKRRGRNRIEMEALAAINAAHQSS; encoded by the coding sequence GTGCAACAATTGCAGCGGGATATTCTGCGGCGCCATTGGTATGCCGCTGTGTGGGCGTTGTCCTACACCATATTGTTGTGTCTAGGTCACTATTTGGATCTGTCGCAACTAACGGACGTTCAGCTGTGGCGCCTTGTTGCCGGCTACTGGCTGCTGCAAGTCGCCTTGCTGGCTATGGTGGCCAGCGGCTATTCTCGGCGCTACAAAGACCCTAGCCTGACCATTCCATTCATGTTGTTGAGCATTGCTTTTTTGTCGCTGTTTTTGTGGATGGCTCCGGCCATGCGTCCTCTATTGGTGTTGGGTTACGTGACTGTGTTGCCGTTTGGTATGTTCCAACTCACTTGGCGCGGTTTTCTTGCGGTGACCTTAGTCACTGTGGCTTGTTATGGTTCTGTGCTGGCGCTATTGCAGGGCAGCGGGCGGGACTTTTGGCAGGCAGACTTGGAGTGGTTGTTGGCAGTGGCGTTTGCCGCCAGCTTGTTTTGCTTTGTGGTGGTGGCCCGCGAGTTCACTCAACTCAGAGACGCTCATCGCAATAAAAACCGCGAGTTGCGCCAAGCGTTGGCACGCATTGAAGAGTTGGCCGTCACGGATGAGCTAACCGGTCTGTATAACCGCCGTTATTTATTGCGTGGGATGGAAAAACACGCTGCTTTGGCGGACCGTGAGGGTCTGTCATTTGTTGCTGTTTTTATCGACATCGATCACTTCAAACATATCAACGACAGTCATGGCCACAGCATAGGAGATCAAGTGCTGGCGGAATTGGCCATGGTGCTGCGTCGCAGTGTGCGTGAAGCGGATATGGCGTCGCGCTACGGTGGAGAGGAATTTGTGCTGCTGTTAAGCGGAGTGGATCTGGTCGAGGCTGCGCCAGTGCTTGAGCGCATTCGACAAGTCATTATTGATGGCGCATTTTCCGAGCAACAGCTGCCTTTAACGGTGTCCATGGGCGTTGCTCAGTTTCGTGTGGGCGAATGTGTAGAGAAGTTGCTGGCGCGTGCTGATCATTTGCTCTATGAGGCCAAGCGCCGCGGTCGTAACCGCATTGAGATGGAAGCGCTGGCCGCAATCAATGCTGCCCATCAATCCTCTTGA